One window of the Saccopteryx bilineata isolate mSacBil1 chromosome 2, mSacBil1_pri_phased_curated, whole genome shotgun sequence genome contains the following:
- the MBD6 gene encoding methyl-CpG-binding domain protein 6 isoform X1 — MNGGNESSGADRAGGPVATSVPIGWQRCVREGAVLYISPSGTELSSLEQTRSYLLSDGTCKCGLECPLNVPKVFNFDPLAPVTPGGAGVGPASEEDMTKLCNHRRKAVAMATLYRSMETTCSHSSPGEGASPQMFHTVSPGPPTVCPPCRVPPITPLNGGPGSLPPDPPQVPQAFPPLASPGGLFPPPRLPDPVPSGGSSSSCFLPRGNAPSPAPPPPPAISLNAPSFNWGAALRSSLVPPNLGSLPAPHASSSPPSDPPLFHCSDALTPPPLPPSNNLPGPPGPATQPPVSSATMHLPLVLGRLGGAPTVEGSGAPPFLASSLLSAAAKAQCPPFPPPSTLQGQRPCAQMPSAPYSSSRRLTQHRPRRPPTVLRLLEGGVPQAPRRSRPCAPAPVRQPFSLPEPSQPILPSVLSLLGLPTPGPSHSDGSFNLLGSDAHLPPPPTLSSGSPPESRHPILPSLPGTSSGSLSSVPGAPAPPAASKAPLVPSPILQSPSEGLGMGAGSTCPLPLAGGEAFPFPSPEQGLALSGAGFSGMLGALPLPLSLGQPPPSPLLSHSLFGMLAGGAGQPPPEPLVPPPGGPGPPLAPGEPEGPSLLVASLLPPPPSDLLPPPSAPPSNLLASLLPLLALGPTAGGGEGASGGAGGPSGETFSGLGDLPPLLFPPLSAPPTFIALNSALLAASLDPPSGTPPQPCVLSAPQPGPPTSSVTTATTDLGASSLGKAPSNSGRPPQLLSPLLSASLLAGDLSSLTSSPGTLPSLLQPPGSLLSGQLGLQLLPGGGAHPPLSEASSPLACLLQSLQIPPEQPEAPSLPPKSPTSALKPEPARPPLSALAPPHSSPDPPVPELLTGRGSGKRGRRGGGGLRGINGEARPGRGRKPGSRREPARLALKWGARGGFNGQMERSPKRTHHWQHNGELAEGGAEPNDPSLPGPHSEDLKSVFSQVPPGVVRKSRRGRRRKYNPTRNSSSSRQDVTLDPSPTTRAVVPLPPRARPGRPAKNKRRKLAP; from the exons ATGAATGGGGGCAATGAGAGCAGTGGAGCAGACAGAGCTGGGGGCCCTGTGGCCACATCTGTCCCCATCGGTTGGCAGCGCTGTGTTCGAGAGGGCGCTGTGCTCTATATCAG CCCAAGTGGCACAGAGCTGTCTTCCTTGGAGCAAACCCGGAGCTACCTCCTCAGCGATGGGACCTGCAAGTGCGGTCTGGAGTGTCCACTCAATGTCCCCAAG GTTTTCAACTTTGACCCTTTGGCCCCGGTGACCccaggtggggctggggtggggccagCATCAGAGGAGGACATGACCAAGCTGTGCAACCACCGCAGGAAAGCCGTTGCCATGGCAACCCTGTACCGCAGCATGGAGACCACCTGCTCACATTCTTCTCCTG GAGAAGGAGCAAGCCCCCAAATGTTCCACACTGTGTCCCCAGGGCCACCCACTGTCTGCCCCCCATGTCGAGTTCCTCCCATAACTCCACTTAATGGGGGTCCTGGCTCCCTTCCCCCAGACCCACCTCAAGTTCCACAGGCCTTTCCCCCTTTAGCAAGCCCTGGGGGACTCTTCCCACCGCCAAGGCTTCCTGACCCAGTCCCCTCTGGAGGTAGCAGCAGCTCCTGTTTCCTCCCAAGGGGCAATGCCCCCTCTCcagctccacctcctccacctgccATTAGCCTCAATGCCCCCTCATTCAACTGGGGAGCTGCTCTCCGATCCAGCCTGGTGCCCCCCAATCTGGGCTCTCTTCCAGCCCCCCATGCCTCCTCCTCACCACCTTCAGATCCTCCTCTCTTCCACTGTAGTGATGCCTTAACGCCCCCTCCTTTGCCCCCAAGCAATAATCTCCCTGGCCCCCCTGGTCCTGCCACTCAGCCACCAGTGTCTTCAGCCACTATGCACCTGCCCCTGGTCCTGGGACGACTGGGAGGGGCCCCCACAGTAGAAGGGTCTGGGGCACCCCCTTTTCTTGCTAGCAGCCTACTCTCTGCAGCGGCCAAGGCACAGTGTCCCCCGTTCCCTCCTCCCAGCACTTTACAGGGCCAAAGGCCCTGTGCCCAGATGCCCTCAGCTCCCTACTCATCATCACGCCGTCTCACTCAGCACCGTCCTCGCAGACCCCCAACTGTATTGCGGTTGTTAGAAGGGGGAGTCCCTCAAGCCCCTAGACGGAGCCGTCCTTGTGCCCCTGCTCCTGTCCGCCAACCCTTTTCTCTCCCTGAGCCATCCCAACCAATTCTCCCTTCTGTGCTGTCCCTTCTGGGACTCCCCACCCCTGGGCCTTCCCACTCTGATGGAAGCTTTAACCTTTTGGGGTCAGATGCacaccttcctcctcccccaaccctctcctcaGGGAGCCCTCCCGAATCCAGACACCCCAtcctgccctccctgcctgggACCTCCAGTGGTAGCCTCAGCAGTGTGCCAG GTGCCCCTGCCCCACCAGCTGCCTCCAAAGCCCCCCTAGTCCCCAGTCCTATACTTCAAAGCCCATCTGAAGGGCTTGGGATGGGGGCGGGCTCCACCTGCCCTCTGCCTCTGGCTGGTGGGGAGGCTTTCCCTTTCCCTAGCCCTGAGCAGGGCCTGGCACTGAGTGGAGCCGGCTTCTCGGGGATGCTAGGGGCCTTGCCTCTCCCTCTGAGTCTGGGGCAGCCTCCACCTTCTCCATTGCTCAGCCATAGTTTATTTGGCATGCTGGCTGGGGGAGCGGGACAACCTCCCCCTGAACCCCTGGTACCCCCACCCGGGGGACCTGGCCCTCCTCTAGCCCCAGGCGAGCCGGAAGGGCCTTCGCTTTTGGTGGCTTCCTTGCTTCCACCACCCCCTTCAGaccttctcccacccccttctgCACCTCCTAGCAACCTCCTTGCCTCATTATTGCCTCTGTTGGCCCTGGGCCccacagctgggggtggggagggggcttcaGGGGGAGCTGGAGGTCCAAGTGGAGAGACATTTTCAGGTTTGGGAGACCTACCCCCGCTACTGTTCCCCCCACTTTCAGCCCCCCCTACCTTCATAGCTTTAAATTCTGCGCTGCTGGCTGCCAGCTTGGATCCCCCCTCGGGGACGCCCCCTCAG CCCTGTGTCCTGAGTGCCCCCCAACCTGGACCACCTACCTCCAGTGTCACCACAGCAACTACTGACCTGGGAGCCTCCTCTCTGGGCAAGGCCCCCTCCAACTCAGGGAGACCCCCCCAACTCCTTAGCCCTCTGCTGAGCGCCAGCCTGCTGG CAGGTGACCTGTCTTCGCTGACCAGCAGCCCTGGAACCCTCCCCAGCCTGTTGCAGCCTCCTGGTTCTCTTCTCTCTGGCCAGTTGGGGTTGCAGCTCCTCCCTGGGGGGGGAGCTCACCCACCCCTCTCAGAGGCTTCTAGTCCCCTAGCCTGCCTGCTACAGAGTCTCCAG ATTCCTCCAGAGCAGCCAgaagcccccagtctgccccccAAGAGCCCCACCTCAGCCCTGAAACCGGAGCCTGCTCGGCCTCCCCTCAGTGCCTTAGCCCCACCCCACAGTTCTCCCGACCCCCCAGTCCCTGAGCTGCTCACTGGAAGGGGGTCAGGGAAACGGGgccggaggggaggagggggacttAGGGGCATTAATGGTGAGGCCAGGCCAGGTCGGGGTCGAAAGCCTGGCAGCCGGCGGGAGCCTGCCCGACTAGCCCTTAAGTGGGGGGCACGTGGTGGCTTCAATGGACAAATGGAAAGGTCCCCAAAACGGACCCACCACTGGCAGCATAATGGGGAGCTGGCTGAAGGCGGTGCTGAGCCCAATGATCCATCCCTTCCTGGGCCCCATTCTGAAGACCTTAAG TCCGTCTTCTCTCAGGTGCCCCCAGGGGTAGTCAGAAAGTCTCGCCGTGGCCGGAGGAGAAAATACAA CCCCACCCGGAACAGCAGCAGCTCCCGCCAGGATGTTACCCTGGACCCCAGCCCCACAACCCGA GCAgttgtccctctgcctccccggGCCCGCCCTGGCCGTCCTGCCAAAAACAAGAGGAGGAAACTGGCCCCGTAG
- the MBD6 gene encoding methyl-CpG-binding domain protein 6 isoform X3, which translates to MNGGNESSGADRAGGPVATSVPIGWQRCVREGAVLYISPSGTELSSLEQTRSYLLSDGTCKCGLECPLNVPKVFNFDPLAPVTPGGAGVGPASEEDMTKLCNHRRKAVAMATLYRSMETTCSHSSPEGASPQMFHTVSPGPPTVCPPCRVPPITPLNGGPGSLPPDPPQVPQAFPPLASPGGLFPPPRLPDPVPSGGSSSSCFLPRGNAPSPAPPPPPAISLNAPSFNWGAALRSSLVPPNLGSLPAPHASSSPPSDPPLFHCSDALTPPPLPPSNNLPGPPGPATQPPVSSATMHLPLVLGRLGGAPTVEGSGAPPFLASSLLSAAAKAQCPPFPPPSTLQGQRPCAQMPSAPYSSSRRLTQHRPRRPPTVLRLLEGGVPQAPRRSRPCAPAPVRQPFSLPEPSQPILPSVLSLLGLPTPGPSHSDGSFNLLGSDAHLPPPPTLSSGSPPESRHPILPSLPGTSSGSLSSVPGAPAPPAASKAPLVPSPILQSPSEGLGMGAGSTCPLPLAGGEAFPFPSPEQGLALSGAGFSGMLGALPLPLSLGQPPPSPLLSHSLFGMLAGGAGQPPPEPLVPPPGGPGPPLAPGEPEGPSLLVASLLPPPPSDLLPPPSAPPSNLLASLLPLLALGPTAGGGEGASGGAGGPSGETFSGLGDLPPLLFPPLSAPPTFIALNSALLAASLDPPSGTPPQPCVLSAPQPGPPTSSVTTATTDLGASSLGKAPSNSGRPPQLLSPLLSASLLAGDLSSLTSSPGTLPSLLQPPGSLLSGQLGLQLLPGGGAHPPLSEASSPLACLLQSLQIPPEQPEAPSLPPKSPTSALKPEPARPPLSALAPPHSSPDPPVPELLTGRGSGKRGRRGGGGLRGINGEARPGRGRKPGSRREPARLALKWGARGGFNGQMERSPKRTHHWQHNGELAEGGAEPNDPSLPGPHSEDLKSVFSQVPPGVVRKSRRGRRRKYNPTRNSSSSRQDVTLDPSPTTRAVVPLPPRARPGRPAKNKRRKLAP; encoded by the exons ATGAATGGGGGCAATGAGAGCAGTGGAGCAGACAGAGCTGGGGGCCCTGTGGCCACATCTGTCCCCATCGGTTGGCAGCGCTGTGTTCGAGAGGGCGCTGTGCTCTATATCAG CCCAAGTGGCACAGAGCTGTCTTCCTTGGAGCAAACCCGGAGCTACCTCCTCAGCGATGGGACCTGCAAGTGCGGTCTGGAGTGTCCACTCAATGTCCCCAAG GTTTTCAACTTTGACCCTTTGGCCCCGGTGACCccaggtggggctggggtggggccagCATCAGAGGAGGACATGACCAAGCTGTGCAACCACCGCAGGAAAGCCGTTGCCATGGCAACCCTGTACCGCAGCATGGAGACCACCTGCTCACATTCTTCTCCTG AAGGAGCAAGCCCCCAAATGTTCCACACTGTGTCCCCAGGGCCACCCACTGTCTGCCCCCCATGTCGAGTTCCTCCCATAACTCCACTTAATGGGGGTCCTGGCTCCCTTCCCCCAGACCCACCTCAAGTTCCACAGGCCTTTCCCCCTTTAGCAAGCCCTGGGGGACTCTTCCCACCGCCAAGGCTTCCTGACCCAGTCCCCTCTGGAGGTAGCAGCAGCTCCTGTTTCCTCCCAAGGGGCAATGCCCCCTCTCcagctccacctcctccacctgccATTAGCCTCAATGCCCCCTCATTCAACTGGGGAGCTGCTCTCCGATCCAGCCTGGTGCCCCCCAATCTGGGCTCTCTTCCAGCCCCCCATGCCTCCTCCTCACCACCTTCAGATCCTCCTCTCTTCCACTGTAGTGATGCCTTAACGCCCCCTCCTTTGCCCCCAAGCAATAATCTCCCTGGCCCCCCTGGTCCTGCCACTCAGCCACCAGTGTCTTCAGCCACTATGCACCTGCCCCTGGTCCTGGGACGACTGGGAGGGGCCCCCACAGTAGAAGGGTCTGGGGCACCCCCTTTTCTTGCTAGCAGCCTACTCTCTGCAGCGGCCAAGGCACAGTGTCCCCCGTTCCCTCCTCCCAGCACTTTACAGGGCCAAAGGCCCTGTGCCCAGATGCCCTCAGCTCCCTACTCATCATCACGCCGTCTCACTCAGCACCGTCCTCGCAGACCCCCAACTGTATTGCGGTTGTTAGAAGGGGGAGTCCCTCAAGCCCCTAGACGGAGCCGTCCTTGTGCCCCTGCTCCTGTCCGCCAACCCTTTTCTCTCCCTGAGCCATCCCAACCAATTCTCCCTTCTGTGCTGTCCCTTCTGGGACTCCCCACCCCTGGGCCTTCCCACTCTGATGGAAGCTTTAACCTTTTGGGGTCAGATGCacaccttcctcctcccccaaccctctcctcaGGGAGCCCTCCCGAATCCAGACACCCCAtcctgccctccctgcctgggACCTCCAGTGGTAGCCTCAGCAGTGTGCCAG GTGCCCCTGCCCCACCAGCTGCCTCCAAAGCCCCCCTAGTCCCCAGTCCTATACTTCAAAGCCCATCTGAAGGGCTTGGGATGGGGGCGGGCTCCACCTGCCCTCTGCCTCTGGCTGGTGGGGAGGCTTTCCCTTTCCCTAGCCCTGAGCAGGGCCTGGCACTGAGTGGAGCCGGCTTCTCGGGGATGCTAGGGGCCTTGCCTCTCCCTCTGAGTCTGGGGCAGCCTCCACCTTCTCCATTGCTCAGCCATAGTTTATTTGGCATGCTGGCTGGGGGAGCGGGACAACCTCCCCCTGAACCCCTGGTACCCCCACCCGGGGGACCTGGCCCTCCTCTAGCCCCAGGCGAGCCGGAAGGGCCTTCGCTTTTGGTGGCTTCCTTGCTTCCACCACCCCCTTCAGaccttctcccacccccttctgCACCTCCTAGCAACCTCCTTGCCTCATTATTGCCTCTGTTGGCCCTGGGCCccacagctgggggtggggagggggcttcaGGGGGAGCTGGAGGTCCAAGTGGAGAGACATTTTCAGGTTTGGGAGACCTACCCCCGCTACTGTTCCCCCCACTTTCAGCCCCCCCTACCTTCATAGCTTTAAATTCTGCGCTGCTGGCTGCCAGCTTGGATCCCCCCTCGGGGACGCCCCCTCAG CCCTGTGTCCTGAGTGCCCCCCAACCTGGACCACCTACCTCCAGTGTCACCACAGCAACTACTGACCTGGGAGCCTCCTCTCTGGGCAAGGCCCCCTCCAACTCAGGGAGACCCCCCCAACTCCTTAGCCCTCTGCTGAGCGCCAGCCTGCTGG CAGGTGACCTGTCTTCGCTGACCAGCAGCCCTGGAACCCTCCCCAGCCTGTTGCAGCCTCCTGGTTCTCTTCTCTCTGGCCAGTTGGGGTTGCAGCTCCTCCCTGGGGGGGGAGCTCACCCACCCCTCTCAGAGGCTTCTAGTCCCCTAGCCTGCCTGCTACAGAGTCTCCAG ATTCCTCCAGAGCAGCCAgaagcccccagtctgccccccAAGAGCCCCACCTCAGCCCTGAAACCGGAGCCTGCTCGGCCTCCCCTCAGTGCCTTAGCCCCACCCCACAGTTCTCCCGACCCCCCAGTCCCTGAGCTGCTCACTGGAAGGGGGTCAGGGAAACGGGgccggaggggaggagggggacttAGGGGCATTAATGGTGAGGCCAGGCCAGGTCGGGGTCGAAAGCCTGGCAGCCGGCGGGAGCCTGCCCGACTAGCCCTTAAGTGGGGGGCACGTGGTGGCTTCAATGGACAAATGGAAAGGTCCCCAAAACGGACCCACCACTGGCAGCATAATGGGGAGCTGGCTGAAGGCGGTGCTGAGCCCAATGATCCATCCCTTCCTGGGCCCCATTCTGAAGACCTTAAG TCCGTCTTCTCTCAGGTGCCCCCAGGGGTAGTCAGAAAGTCTCGCCGTGGCCGGAGGAGAAAATACAA CCCCACCCGGAACAGCAGCAGCTCCCGCCAGGATGTTACCCTGGACCCCAGCCCCACAACCCGA GCAgttgtccctctgcctccccggGCCCGCCCTGGCCGTCCTGCCAAAAACAAGAGGAGGAAACTGGCCCCGTAG
- the MBD6 gene encoding methyl-CpG-binding domain protein 6 isoform X2, translating to MNGGNESSGADRAGGPVATSVPIGWQRCVREGAVLYISPSGTELSSLEQTRSYLLSDGTCKCGLECPLNVPKVFNFDPLAPVTPGGAGVGPASEEDMTKLCNHRRKAVAMATLYRSMETTCSHSSPGEGASPQMFHTVSPGPPTVCPPCRVPPITPLNGGPGSLPPDPPQVPQAFPPLASPGGLFPPPRLPDPVPSGGSSSSCFLPRGNAPSPAPPPPPAISLNAPSFNWGAALRSSLVPPNLGSLPAPHASSSPPSDPPLFHCSDALTPPPLPPSNNLPGPPGPATQPPVSSATMHLPLVLGRLGGAPTVEGSGAPPFLASSLLSAAAKAQCPPFPPPSTLQGQRPCAQMPSAPYSSSRRLTQHRPRRPPTVLRLLEGGVPQAPRRSRPCAPAPVRQPFSLPEPSQPILPSVLSLLGLPTPGPSHSDGSFNLLGSDAHLPPPPTLSSGSPPESRHPILPSLPGTSSGSLSSVPGAPAPPAASKAPLVPSPILQSPSEGLGMGAGSTCPLPLAGGEAFPFPSPEQGLALSGAGFSGMLGALPLPLSLGQPPPSPLLSHSLFGMLAGGAGQPPPEPLVPPPGGPGPPLAPGEPEGPSLLVASLLPPPPSDLLPPPSAPPSNLLASLLPLLALGPTAGGGEGASGGAGGPSGETFSGLGDLPPLLFPPLSAPPTFIALNSALLAASLDPPSGTPPQPCVLSAPQPGPPTSSVTTATTDLGASSLGKAPSNSGRPPQLLSPLLSASLLGDLSSLTSSPGTLPSLLQPPGSLLSGQLGLQLLPGGGAHPPLSEASSPLACLLQSLQIPPEQPEAPSLPPKSPTSALKPEPARPPLSALAPPHSSPDPPVPELLTGRGSGKRGRRGGGGLRGINGEARPGRGRKPGSRREPARLALKWGARGGFNGQMERSPKRTHHWQHNGELAEGGAEPNDPSLPGPHSEDLKSVFSQVPPGVVRKSRRGRRRKYNPTRNSSSSRQDVTLDPSPTTRAVVPLPPRARPGRPAKNKRRKLAP from the exons ATGAATGGGGGCAATGAGAGCAGTGGAGCAGACAGAGCTGGGGGCCCTGTGGCCACATCTGTCCCCATCGGTTGGCAGCGCTGTGTTCGAGAGGGCGCTGTGCTCTATATCAG CCCAAGTGGCACAGAGCTGTCTTCCTTGGAGCAAACCCGGAGCTACCTCCTCAGCGATGGGACCTGCAAGTGCGGTCTGGAGTGTCCACTCAATGTCCCCAAG GTTTTCAACTTTGACCCTTTGGCCCCGGTGACCccaggtggggctggggtggggccagCATCAGAGGAGGACATGACCAAGCTGTGCAACCACCGCAGGAAAGCCGTTGCCATGGCAACCCTGTACCGCAGCATGGAGACCACCTGCTCACATTCTTCTCCTG GAGAAGGAGCAAGCCCCCAAATGTTCCACACTGTGTCCCCAGGGCCACCCACTGTCTGCCCCCCATGTCGAGTTCCTCCCATAACTCCACTTAATGGGGGTCCTGGCTCCCTTCCCCCAGACCCACCTCAAGTTCCACAGGCCTTTCCCCCTTTAGCAAGCCCTGGGGGACTCTTCCCACCGCCAAGGCTTCCTGACCCAGTCCCCTCTGGAGGTAGCAGCAGCTCCTGTTTCCTCCCAAGGGGCAATGCCCCCTCTCcagctccacctcctccacctgccATTAGCCTCAATGCCCCCTCATTCAACTGGGGAGCTGCTCTCCGATCCAGCCTGGTGCCCCCCAATCTGGGCTCTCTTCCAGCCCCCCATGCCTCCTCCTCACCACCTTCAGATCCTCCTCTCTTCCACTGTAGTGATGCCTTAACGCCCCCTCCTTTGCCCCCAAGCAATAATCTCCCTGGCCCCCCTGGTCCTGCCACTCAGCCACCAGTGTCTTCAGCCACTATGCACCTGCCCCTGGTCCTGGGACGACTGGGAGGGGCCCCCACAGTAGAAGGGTCTGGGGCACCCCCTTTTCTTGCTAGCAGCCTACTCTCTGCAGCGGCCAAGGCACAGTGTCCCCCGTTCCCTCCTCCCAGCACTTTACAGGGCCAAAGGCCCTGTGCCCAGATGCCCTCAGCTCCCTACTCATCATCACGCCGTCTCACTCAGCACCGTCCTCGCAGACCCCCAACTGTATTGCGGTTGTTAGAAGGGGGAGTCCCTCAAGCCCCTAGACGGAGCCGTCCTTGTGCCCCTGCTCCTGTCCGCCAACCCTTTTCTCTCCCTGAGCCATCCCAACCAATTCTCCCTTCTGTGCTGTCCCTTCTGGGACTCCCCACCCCTGGGCCTTCCCACTCTGATGGAAGCTTTAACCTTTTGGGGTCAGATGCacaccttcctcctcccccaaccctctcctcaGGGAGCCCTCCCGAATCCAGACACCCCAtcctgccctccctgcctgggACCTCCAGTGGTAGCCTCAGCAGTGTGCCAG GTGCCCCTGCCCCACCAGCTGCCTCCAAAGCCCCCCTAGTCCCCAGTCCTATACTTCAAAGCCCATCTGAAGGGCTTGGGATGGGGGCGGGCTCCACCTGCCCTCTGCCTCTGGCTGGTGGGGAGGCTTTCCCTTTCCCTAGCCCTGAGCAGGGCCTGGCACTGAGTGGAGCCGGCTTCTCGGGGATGCTAGGGGCCTTGCCTCTCCCTCTGAGTCTGGGGCAGCCTCCACCTTCTCCATTGCTCAGCCATAGTTTATTTGGCATGCTGGCTGGGGGAGCGGGACAACCTCCCCCTGAACCCCTGGTACCCCCACCCGGGGGACCTGGCCCTCCTCTAGCCCCAGGCGAGCCGGAAGGGCCTTCGCTTTTGGTGGCTTCCTTGCTTCCACCACCCCCTTCAGaccttctcccacccccttctgCACCTCCTAGCAACCTCCTTGCCTCATTATTGCCTCTGTTGGCCCTGGGCCccacagctgggggtggggagggggcttcaGGGGGAGCTGGAGGTCCAAGTGGAGAGACATTTTCAGGTTTGGGAGACCTACCCCCGCTACTGTTCCCCCCACTTTCAGCCCCCCCTACCTTCATAGCTTTAAATTCTGCGCTGCTGGCTGCCAGCTTGGATCCCCCCTCGGGGACGCCCCCTCAG CCCTGTGTCCTGAGTGCCCCCCAACCTGGACCACCTACCTCCAGTGTCACCACAGCAACTACTGACCTGGGAGCCTCCTCTCTGGGCAAGGCCCCCTCCAACTCAGGGAGACCCCCCCAACTCCTTAGCCCTCTGCTGAGCGCCAGCCTGCTGG GTGACCTGTCTTCGCTGACCAGCAGCCCTGGAACCCTCCCCAGCCTGTTGCAGCCTCCTGGTTCTCTTCTCTCTGGCCAGTTGGGGTTGCAGCTCCTCCCTGGGGGGGGAGCTCACCCACCCCTCTCAGAGGCTTCTAGTCCCCTAGCCTGCCTGCTACAGAGTCTCCAG ATTCCTCCAGAGCAGCCAgaagcccccagtctgccccccAAGAGCCCCACCTCAGCCCTGAAACCGGAGCCTGCTCGGCCTCCCCTCAGTGCCTTAGCCCCACCCCACAGTTCTCCCGACCCCCCAGTCCCTGAGCTGCTCACTGGAAGGGGGTCAGGGAAACGGGgccggaggggaggagggggacttAGGGGCATTAATGGTGAGGCCAGGCCAGGTCGGGGTCGAAAGCCTGGCAGCCGGCGGGAGCCTGCCCGACTAGCCCTTAAGTGGGGGGCACGTGGTGGCTTCAATGGACAAATGGAAAGGTCCCCAAAACGGACCCACCACTGGCAGCATAATGGGGAGCTGGCTGAAGGCGGTGCTGAGCCCAATGATCCATCCCTTCCTGGGCCCCATTCTGAAGACCTTAAG TCCGTCTTCTCTCAGGTGCCCCCAGGGGTAGTCAGAAAGTCTCGCCGTGGCCGGAGGAGAAAATACAA CCCCACCCGGAACAGCAGCAGCTCCCGCCAGGATGTTACCCTGGACCCCAGCCCCACAACCCGA GCAgttgtccctctgcctccccggGCCCGCCCTGGCCGTCCTGCCAAAAACAAGAGGAGGAAACTGGCCCCGTAG